One Mesomycoplasma molare genomic window carries:
- a CDS encoding ATP-binding cassette domain-containing protein encodes MFKYLKEEKKLSVLAIILEILMAIQITFSVYIPGIILELITKNNKKEFYIWITIEALLLTLSIVVALIKLFFRNKLFSKIQFHLRKDILLSIVNESVLNFEKKSKGKFISQIQDQIPLIMDRIYASFFDLFFYSSTIVISIVLAINSSLTLSLFILLFSIITTIIPLIMSSFTSKKWKELIKEYETGNIQINSFLSTYKLFYFLNIRNIFKNKLNNINTIFRKKIMKKFSILFSIEVISWYIITVTDMLLLFITGYFILFHNEPSATIIIIPALSFKISLSFRTSAWFFVHYKSLKEKILEFQNSYSYPENMLSEISKEKFETLKIENLSFKYKEGEYIFKNFNFEFKKGGKYLIKGRSGSGKSTLINILTKQLDGFEGKILLNKHNIKEISKQEINNFFTYLDSKEFVFFDTIYNNITLWEEKEEKRVKEALEKVNLSNLEINYKLNISNSLSTGQKQRINFARHFFNNKNLLILDEALANIDKENIDFIEKYLFNNKELTVINISHHAQNFEMYDEIIDMEEIKNEMSN; translated from the coding sequence ATGTTTAAATATTTAAAAGAAGAAAAAAAACTTTCAGTTCTAGCTATTATTCTAGAAATTTTAATGGCTATTCAAATTACTTTTTCTGTTTACATTCCCGGAATAATATTAGAGCTTATCACAAAAAATAATAAAAAAGAATTTTATATTTGAATAACTATTGAAGCTTTACTTTTAACTTTATCAATAGTGGTTGCACTTATAAAACTTTTTTTTAGAAATAAACTTTTTAGTAAAATTCAATTTCACTTAAGGAAGGATATTTTATTATCGATAGTGAATGAAAGTGTATTAAACTTTGAAAAAAAATCAAAAGGTAAATTTATTTCTCAAATTCAAGATCAAATTCCATTAATAATGGATAGAATATATGCTAGTTTTTTTGATCTTTTCTTTTATTCTTCCACTATTGTAATTTCTATTGTTTTGGCTATTAATTCCAGTTTAACATTAAGTTTATTTATTTTACTATTTTCTATAATTACAACAATTATTCCTTTAATAATGTCTAGTTTTACATCTAAAAAATGAAAAGAATTAATTAAAGAATATGAAACCGGAAATATTCAAATTAACTCTTTTCTATCTACTTATAAACTATTTTATTTTCTAAACATAAGAAATATTTTTAAAAATAAACTAAACAATATTAATACCATTTTTAGAAAAAAAATAATGAAAAAGTTTTCTATCTTATTTTCAATTGAAGTTATATCTTGGTACATAATAACTGTTACTGATATGTTGTTATTATTTATAACTGGTTACTTTATCTTATTTCATAACGAACCTTCTGCTACAATCATAATAATCCCTGCTTTAAGTTTTAAAATCAGTTTATCTTTCAGAACTTCTGCTTGATTTTTTGTCCATTATAAAAGCTTGAAAGAAAAAATTTTAGAATTTCAAAATAGTTACTCATACCCGGAAAATATGCTATCTGAAATATCGAAAGAAAAATTTGAAACTCTTAAAATAGAAAATCTAAGTTTTAAATATAAAGAAGGTGAATATATTTTTAAAAACTTTAATTTTGAATTCAAAAAAGGCGGAAAATATTTAATTAAAGGAAGATCTGGATCTGGAAAAAGCACACTTATTAATATACTTACAAAACAATTAGATGGATTTGAAGGAAAAATACTTTTAAACAAACATAATATTAAAGAAATTTCAAAACAGGAAATTAACAATTTTTTTACTTATTTAGATTCTAAAGAATTTGTGTTCTTTGATACGATTTATAATAATATAACTCTTTGAGAAGAAAAAGAGGAAAAAAGAGTAAAAGAAGCATTAGAAAAGGTAAATTTATCTAACTTAGAAATCAACTATAAACTAAATATTTCTAATAGTTTATCTACAGGACAAAAACAAAGAATTAATTTTGCTAGACACTTTTTTAATAATAAAAATCTTTTAATTCTTGATGAGGCTCTTGCTAACATCGACAAAGAAAACATAGACTTTATAGAAAAATATCTTTTTAATAATAAAGAGTTAACTGTTATAAACATTAGTCATCATGCTCAAAATTTCGAAATGTATGATGAAATAATTGATATGGAGGAAATAAAAAATGAAATGAGCAATTAA
- a CDS encoding AAA domain-containing protein has product MFQISNEISYDGNMVQGNKEDKEKGDNGIWINVKGIATNKHYVQEQYEILNKYLDKIKKRNIDLKDVFIISPFKSIVNKLKRNLEEKIIEKNIGTVHAFQGKEAKIVFLVLGCDKYSLSSARWAVGNDNPNIMNVAATRAKEEFYIIGDKEIYESLNSDVIKVCLKHLKSVDF; this is encoded by the coding sequence ATGTTTCAAATTTCTAATGAAATTTCTTATGATGGAAATATGGTTCAAGGCAATAAAGAAGATAAAGAAAAAGGCGATAATGGAATTTGAATAAATGTTAAAGGAATTGCAACAAATAAACATTATGTTCAAGAACAATACGAAATTTTAAATAAATATTTAGATAAAATAAAAAAACGGAATATTGATTTAAAAGATGTGTTTATTATTTCTCCGTTTAAGTCAATTGTTAATAAACTTAAAAGAAATTTAGAAGAAAAAATAATAGAAAAAAATATAGGTACAGTTCATGCTTTTCAGGGAAAAGAAGCTAAAATTGTTTTTTTAGTTCTTGGTTGTGATAAATATAGTTTGAGTTCTGCTAGATGAGCAGTTGGCAACGACAATCCTAATATTATGAACGTAGCAGCAACACGTGCAAAAGAAGAATTTTACATTATAGGGGATAAGGAAATATATGAATCACTTAATAGTGATGTAATTAAAGTTTGCTTAAAGCATTTAAAAAGCGTTGATTTCTAA
- a CDS encoding LLM class flavin-dependent oxidoreductase: MKKVELGISTFGETTILEKTGKVISHDLRIRNMIEEIELADKVGLDLYAVGEHHREDFAISSPEMILAAGAVNTKNIKLTSAVTVLSSADPVRIYQNFAHVDALSKGRAEIMVGRGSFIESFPLFGYDLKDYDELFTEKLDMLLHIKENEIVTWKGKLTQSIDAKGVYPRAIDLPIWVATGGNLNSTVNIAIKGLPIVYAIIGGNPFAFKRLVEAYKKIGKEAGHSEEKLKVGAHSWGYISETDEKAKKEFFFPTKQLVDNIARTRQSWTELSEKAYEHMTSEEGAMIVGDPKTVARKIIKLMEELDLDRFMLHLPTGSVPHEDLLKAIKLYGEQVAPIVREYFANKK, encoded by the coding sequence ATGAAAAAAGTTGAATTAGGAATTTCTACATTCGGAGAAACTACTATTCTTGAAAAAACAGGAAAAGTTATTTCTCATGATTTAAGAATTAGAAACATGATAGAAGAGATTGAATTGGCTGATAAAGTTGGTTTAGATCTTTATGCTGTTGGAGAACACCATAGAGAAGACTTTGCTATTTCTAGCCCAGAAATGATTTTAGCTGCTGGAGCTGTAAATACAAAAAATATTAAATTAACTAGTGCTGTAACAGTCCTTTCTTCTGCTGACCCAGTAAGAATATATCAAAATTTTGCTCACGTTGATGCATTATCAAAAGGAAGAGCTGAAATAATGGTCGGAAGAGGATCATTTATCGAATCATTCCCATTATTTGGATACGATTTGAAAGACTATGACGAGCTATTTACAGAAAAACTAGACATGTTGTTACACATAAAAGAAAATGAAATAGTAACATGAAAAGGAAAATTAACTCAATCAATTGATGCTAAAGGTGTTTATCCTAGAGCAATTGATTTACCAATATGAGTAGCAACTGGAGGTAATTTAAATTCTACCGTTAATATTGCGATTAAAGGACTTCCTATTGTATATGCAATCATAGGTGGAAATCCTTTTGCTTTTAAACGTTTAGTTGAAGCTTATAAAAAAATAGGTAAAGAAGCAGGTCACTCTGAAGAAAAATTAAAAGTAGGAGCGCATTCATGAGGTTATATAAGTGAAACAGATGAAAAAGCTAAAAAAGAATTTTTCTTCCCTACTAAACAATTAGTAGATAATATTGCAAGAACAAGACAAAGTTGAACAGAACTAAGTGAAAAAGCGTATGAACATATGACTTCTGAAGAAGGAGCAATGATTGTTGGTGATCCAAAAACTGTTGCTAGAAAAATTATTAAATTAATGGAAGAATTAGATTTAGATAGATTTATGTTACACTTACCAACAGGTTCAGTACCGCACGAAGATTTATTAAAAGCAATTAAATTATATGGTGAACAAGTAGCGCCAATTGTTAGAGAATACTTTGCTAATAAAAAATAA
- a CDS encoding TatD family hydrolase — protein MANFKFVELSEKWKQVFINTDFENYFNFANIKDTKSEFDKVIQFLKSLRTFDNPMNLMGKFYFLIDLDKDFDEIAAFFNVRISEKNNNIIDSFGNIGYWTNPKCRNKGLATLCLEKALLVLKNEFDQDEILITHSKSNIASYKVIQKFHPIFLKKIDNDKETLMYSIKTNDVKEKKLIDLHTHPFLEYYDNPDQEIQENFQNGIEKMFFVSTSWKENKEIINIYKKYKNLFPVLGIHPNNVRENDNFALLEKEINQDVVAIGEVGLDYYYENNPPREIQINALISQIKIAKKFNLPVILHIREAFEDIYKILNKKEYQNINFIFHTYSGNVEWTKKFLKLSNLYFSFSGVITFKKNIESRKVIEMIPLERIFTETDAPYLTPEPFRSKTNHSYFVLYVLETISLIKGISKEKMKEQIIKNVERVFKV, from the coding sequence ATGGCTAATTTTAAATTTGTGGAACTAAGCGAAAAATGAAAACAAGTCTTTATTAATACAGATTTTGAAAATTACTTTAACTTCGCAAATATAAAAGATACTAAAAGTGAGTTTGATAAAGTTATACAATTTTTAAAATCTTTAAGAACATTTGATAATCCTATGAATCTTATGGGAAAATTTTATTTTTTAATAGATTTGGATAAAGATTTTGATGAGATTGCCGCTTTTTTTAATGTTCGAATTTCAGAAAAAAATAATAATATAATTGATTCATTTGGAAATATAGGATATTGAACAAATCCTAAATGTAGAAATAAAGGTCTAGCTACATTGTGTTTAGAGAAAGCGCTATTAGTTTTAAAAAATGAGTTTGATCAAGATGAAATTTTAATAACTCATAGTAAATCAAATATCGCTTCTTATAAAGTTATACAAAAGTTTCATCCTATTTTTTTAAAAAAAATAGATAATGATAAAGAAACATTAATGTACTCTATAAAAACTAATGATGTAAAAGAAAAAAAATTAATAGATCTACATACGCATCCTTTTTTAGAATACTACGACAACCCCGATCAAGAAATTCAAGAAAATTTTCAAAACGGAATAGAGAAAATGTTTTTCGTTTCTACTTCATGAAAGGAAAATAAAGAAATAATTAATATTTATAAAAAATACAAAAACCTTTTCCCTGTATTAGGAATTCATCCTAATAATGTGAGAGAAAATGATAATTTTGCCCTTCTAGAAAAAGAGATAAATCAAGACGTTGTTGCTATAGGAGAAGTAGGATTAGATTATTACTACGAAAATAACCCACCAAGGGAAATTCAAATAAATGCATTGATTTCACAAATTAAAATTGCTAAAAAGTTTAATTTACCTGTTATCTTACACATTAGAGAAGCTTTTGAAGACATATACAAAATTTTAAACAAAAAAGAATATCAAAATATAAACTTTATTTTTCACACCTACAGCGGAAACGTTGAGTGAACAAAGAAATTTCTAAAGCTTTCTAATTTATATTTTTCTTTTTCTGGTGTAATAACATTTAAAAAAAATATTGAATCGCGGAAAGTAATAGAAATGATTCCTTTAGAGAGAATATTTACAGAAACAGATGCTCCATACCTTACTCCTGAACCATTTAGATCAAAAACAAATCATTCCTATTTTGTTCTTTATGTTTTAGAGACAATTTCTTTAATTAAAGGTATTTCAAAAGAAAAAATGAAAGAACAAATTATAAAAAATGTGGAAAGGGTTTTTAAAGTTTAA
- a CDS encoding ABC transporter ATP-binding protein, translating to MKWAIKSSKKYTILYIIAEIINVLSSFVFGMLIAYISSIVLKASISIDDKTKDLKTIIVILFAILFTDFFTKFTIWWRVKLDVYFRMKLINALIENVFNKFQDSNAKNNYEFDGSKIFNVIFNDSMIVFDQVILSIIKIIGNTVALLVSLITAAFISFYLIPIIIVIILFSIILSFFFNKKQTKKQTDFSEARTNFLQLVDNYLDGFKILYYANKTKKIADNSLELNKKLFEASLKINNAQNLNEFIPDKILAILQYLSILIIAILLFLNVEHITIFTLTFVNYLFPRLISSVPSYISQIKKIKTSKNIIKKIEFNIEKENSKLKLNQEIEKIEIKNLSFSYLKEEKVFNNVNLSFEKGKKYLIKGESGSGKSTLLKLILGIEENFKGSILINDTDIKNISDISFKNYITYLNSDNIIFDDSIMNNIVLWQEPENNKLEASLQKANLLEEIKNKLLSNENALKLSEGQKQRLSLARTFYLEKTFLIFDEVFSNLDRKNVETILNNLIEDKNITLILINHNLDEIHYKKFDAIIDMENLK from the coding sequence ATGAAATGAGCAATTAAATCTTCCAAAAAATATACAATTCTTTATATAATAGCTGAAATAATCAATGTTTTATCTTCCTTTGTTTTCGGTATGCTAATAGCATATATTTCATCTATTGTTTTAAAAGCTTCCATTTCAATTGATGATAAAACCAAAGATCTAAAAACTATTATTGTTATTTTATTCGCAATTTTATTTACTGATTTTTTTACAAAATTTACAATTTGATGAAGAGTAAAATTAGATGTTTATTTCCGTATGAAATTAATTAACGCTTTGATTGAAAATGTGTTTAATAAATTTCAGGATAGTAATGCTAAAAACAATTATGAATTTGATGGTTCAAAAATTTTTAATGTTATTTTTAATGATAGTATGATTGTTTTTGATCAAGTGATTTTATCTATTATTAAAATTATAGGTAATACTGTTGCTTTATTAGTGAGCTTAATAACTGCTGCTTTTATTAGTTTTTATCTAATTCCAATAATTATAGTAATAATTTTATTTTCTATTATTCTTTCTTTTTTCTTTAATAAAAAGCAGACTAAAAAACAGACAGATTTCTCTGAAGCAAGAACAAATTTTCTTCAACTAGTTGATAATTATTTAGATGGTTTTAAAATTTTGTATTATGCCAATAAAACCAAAAAAATAGCAGATAATTCTTTAGAATTAAATAAAAAACTTTTTGAAGCTAGTTTAAAAATAAATAATGCACAAAATCTAAATGAATTTATACCAGATAAAATTTTGGCAATTTTGCAATATTTATCTATTCTTATAATCGCTATTCTATTATTCTTAAATGTAGAACATATAACTATATTTACCTTAACTTTTGTTAATTATTTATTTCCTAGACTTATTTCTTCAGTACCTAGCTATATTTCTCAAATTAAAAAAATTAAAACTTCAAAAAACATAATTAAAAAAATAGAATTTAATATAGAGAAAGAGAATTCTAAATTAAAGTTAAATCAGGAAATCGAAAAAATAGAAATTAAAAATTTAAGCTTTTCTTATTTAAAAGAAGAAAAGGTGTTTAATAATGTTAACCTCTCCTTTGAAAAAGGAAAAAAATATTTAATAAAAGGTGAATCTGGTTCTGGTAAAAGCACTTTACTAAAGCTGATTTTAGGCATTGAAGAAAACTTTAAAGGTTCTATTTTAATAAATGATACAGATATAAAAAACATAAGTGATATCTCTTTTAAAAACTATATTACATATTTAAATAGTGATAACATCATTTTCGATGATTCGATTATGAACAATATAGTTTTATGACAAGAGCCGGAAAATAACAAATTAGAGGCTTCATTACAAAAGGCAAACCTTTTAGAAGAGATAAAAAATAAATTATTATCTAATGAAAATGCTTTAAAATTATCTGAAGGACAAAAACAAAGACTTTCATTAGCTAGAACTTTTTATCTTGAAAAAACTTTTTTAATTTTTGATGAGGTTTTTTCTAATTTAGATAGAAAAAATGTTGAAACAATATTAAATAATTTAATAGAAGATAAAAATATTACTTTAATATTAATAAATCATAATTTAGATGAAATACACTATAAAAAATTCGATGCAATAATTGATATGGAAAATTTAAAGTAA
- the rsmA gene encoding 16S rRNA (adenine(1518)-N(6)/adenine(1519)-N(6))-dimethyltransferase RsmA, with protein MINKNIKAKKHLGQNFLIDKNIINKIIEVSEIKDKDVIEIGPGQGAITELLVKEAKSLIAYEIDSDMISILNSKIKGENFTLINSDFLKNDLNWKEKKHLVANLPYYITSDIIFKIFKNISLFSKMTIMVQEEVADRIKALKNTPEYSKLSVSCQFLAEIKKEFVVPPSCFLPKPKVNSAIITLNFKENLDQNYVNEFLNFIKICFSMKRKTLFNNLKTTFTKNKILEVLKINNLKENIRPQELEWGEYEKLFKDFKN; from the coding sequence ATGATTAATAAAAATATTAAAGCCAAAAAACATTTAGGACAAAACTTTTTAATAGATAAAAACATAATAAATAAGATTATTGAAGTATCTGAAATTAAAGATAAAGATGTTATAGAGATAGGACCCGGTCAAGGAGCTATAACAGAATTATTAGTTAAAGAAGCGAAATCTTTAATAGCTTATGAAATCGATAGTGATATGATATCAATTTTAAATAGCAAAATTAAAGGTGAAAATTTTACACTCATAAATTCTGATTTTTTAAAAAATGATTTAAATTGAAAAGAAAAAAAACACTTAGTGGCTAATTTACCCTATTACATAACTAGTGATATAATTTTTAAAATTTTTAAAAATATAAGTCTCTTTTCAAAAATGACAATAATGGTTCAAGAAGAGGTTGCTGATAGAATTAAAGCTCTTAAAAATACTCCTGAATATAGTAAATTATCTGTTTCATGTCAATTTTTAGCAGAAATTAAAAAGGAATTTGTTGTACCACCATCTTGTTTTTTACCTAAACCTAAGGTTAATTCAGCTATTATAACTTTAAATTTTAAAGAAAATTTAGATCAAAATTATGTTAATGAATTTTTAAACTTTATTAAAATTTGTTTTTCTATGAAAAGAAAAACTTTGTTTAATAATTTAAAAACAACTTTTACAAAAAATAAAATTTTAGAAGTATTAAAAATTAATAATTTAAAAGAGAATATTAGACCGCAAGAATTAGAATGAGGAGAATATGAAAAACTTTTTAAGGATTTTAAAAATTAA
- a CDS encoding type III pantothenate kinase — MLFLDLGNSLLKIGYYNKNKKLLIKKIKSHNLNKEKIINEILNENIQFKKALLSSVKPKLNKLIIESLNEIGIKTTIIKNDFIINNYSLKLNSSIDISKVGSDILLNALFVSEKFKSGIIVSLGTATVISKIQNNILEGVIIMPGIETNLISLFSSASKIKKISLNYDKTLKLGTNTKDAISIGILKGHYYSIKSLIKENNEENLPIFYTGGNIKYLKSFIKEKMINEMVIKSLILTNYKGE, encoded by the coding sequence ATGCTATTTTTAGATTTAGGTAACTCTTTATTAAAAATTGGATACTACAATAAAAATAAAAAACTACTAATTAAGAAGATTAAATCACATAATTTAAATAAAGAAAAGATAATAAATGAAATTTTAAATGAAAATATTCAATTTAAAAAGGCTTTACTTTCTTCTGTAAAACCCAAACTAAATAAATTAATTATAGAAAGCCTAAATGAAATTGGTATTAAAACAACTATCATTAAAAACGATTTTATAATTAATAATTATTCTTTAAAACTTAATTCTAGTATTGATATTTCTAAGGTAGGAAGCGATATTTTATTAAATGCTCTTTTTGTTTCTGAAAAATTTAAAAGCGGAATTATTGTTTCTTTAGGAACAGCAACAGTAATATCAAAAATTCAAAATAACATTTTGGAAGGGGTTATTATTATGCCGGGTATTGAAACTAATCTAATTTCTTTATTCTCTTCTGCATCAAAAATAAAAAAAATTAGTTTAAATTATGATAAAACTTTAAAATTAGGTACAAATACAAAAGATGCTATTTCTATAGGTATATTAAAAGGTCATTATTACAGTATAAAGTCTTTAATAAAAGAAAATAACGAAGAAAACTTACCCATATTTTATACAGGCGGAAATATTAAATATTTAAAATCATTCATTAAAGAAAAAATGATAAATGAAATGGTAATAAAATCATTAATTTTAACAAACTATAAAGGAGAGTAA
- the rsmG gene encoding 16S rRNA (guanine(527)-N(7))-methyltransferase RsmG has protein sequence MNFYKDKVKSLINDEKKFSDLAIYVDLIEEKNKVMNLTGFTGDILWKEGIYESLVYMKTSFENKINESNKNFLDVGAGAGFPSVPFLILHPEIKLTIYEPIKKRVAFLNIVKEKLKLTNLVILPIRAEESKDKEKFDFICARAVMDFGKIFEITHHVAKVGAYISFIKGPKVFQELENSRKIVSIFDEEINIEQIDIFEDKQNYLINYVKRSKTPQNFPRKWDKILKENNEKY, from the coding sequence ATGAACTTTTATAAAGACAAAGTGAAATCTTTAATAAACGATGAAAAGAAATTTTCTGATTTAGCTATTTATGTTGATCTAATTGAAGAAAAAAATAAAGTTATGAATTTAACCGGTTTTACAGGCGATATTCTTTGAAAAGAAGGTATATATGAATCGCTAGTTTATATGAAAACTAGCTTTGAAAATAAAATTAATGAATCAAACAAAAATTTTTTAGATGTAGGTGCTGGCGCTGGTTTTCCTTCTGTTCCGTTTTTAATTTTACATCCCGAAATTAAATTAACTATTTATGAACCTATTAAAAAAAGAGTAGCATTCTTAAATATTGTTAAAGAAAAATTAAAATTAACAAATCTTGTTATATTACCAATAAGGGCGGAAGAGTCAAAAGATAAAGAGAAATTTGATTTTATTTGTGCAAGAGCTGTTATGGATTTTGGTAAGATATTTGAAATTACTCATCATGTCGCAAAAGTAGGAGCTTATATAAGTTTTATTAAAGGTCCTAAAGTTTTTCAAGAATTAGAAAATTCTAGAAAAATAGTTTCAATTTTTGATGAAGAAATAAATATAGAGCAAATTGATATTTTTGAAGATAAACAAAATTATTTAATCAACTACGTAAAAAGAAGTAAAACTCCACAAAATTTTCCAAGAAAATGAGACAAAATTTTAAAAGAAAATAATGAAAAATATTAA
- a CDS encoding ribose-phosphate pyrophosphokinase, which produces MNERNVLFGMENSLNLARKISNKVKLPLTEIKKEVFADGEVMLSSTETVRNSNVFIVASTHTPVNENIMELLIFIDSLKRASAKEITVILSYYGYARQDRKAKGRQPIAAKLIANLLEVAGATKIIAVDLHNPSIQGFFNIPLDDLKGQYVLAKNLKQKNGKFTVVSPDHGGAVRARVLSELLSNSVKIAIIDKRRIGTNQTEVLGLIGEVEGENAIIVDDIIDTGGTILKAAQTVKENGAKTVTIVATHGIFSKGFEMFENSPYVDKVLITDSIEQESLKKYSKIEVVSLCDFISEVIIATINKSSVSDIYKGFKNELL; this is translated from the coding sequence TTAAATGAAAGAAATGTTCTTTTTGGAATGGAAAATTCTTTAAATCTAGCAAGAAAAATTTCTAACAAAGTAAAGTTACCCTTAACAGAAATTAAAAAGGAAGTATTTGCAGATGGAGAAGTAATGTTAAGTTCAACTGAAACAGTTAGAAACTCAAACGTGTTTATAGTAGCTAGCACTCATACACCAGTAAATGAAAATATTATGGAGTTATTGATTTTTATAGATTCTTTAAAAAGAGCTAGCGCAAAAGAAATAACAGTAATCTTATCATATTATGGATATGCTAGACAAGATAGAAAAGCTAAAGGAAGACAACCTATAGCTGCTAAATTAATTGCTAATCTTTTAGAAGTAGCTGGTGCTACTAAAATTATTGCTGTTGACTTACATAATCCTTCTATTCAAGGTTTCTTTAACATACCACTAGATGATTTAAAAGGACAATATGTTTTAGCTAAAAATTTAAAACAAAAAAATGGAAAATTTACTGTTGTTTCACCAGACCATGGAGGAGCGGTTCGTGCTAGAGTTCTTTCAGAATTATTATCTAATTCTGTAAAAATAGCCATTATTGATAAAAGAAGAATAGGTACAAATCAAACAGAAGTATTAGGTTTAATAGGAGAGGTAGAAGGAGAAAACGCTATAATAGTAGATGATATAATTGATACAGGTGGCACTATTTTAAAAGCCGCACAAACTGTTAAAGAAAATGGTGCAAAAACAGTTACTATAGTAGCTACTCACGGAATTTTTTCAAAAGGATTTGAGATGTTTGAAAATAGTCCTTATGTTGACAAAGTTTTAATAACAGATTCTATAGAACAAGAATCACTTAAAAAATATTCAAAAATAGAGGTTGTTTCTCTTTGTGATTTCATTTCTGAAGTTATTATTGCAACAATTAATAAATCTTCAGTGTCTGATATTTATAAAGGTTTTAAAAATGAACTTTTATAA
- a CDS encoding pseudouridine synthase, which translates to MKQRIEKILSENSDYSRSEIKKLINNKKVKVNGKIITKSVLIENIENIEIMINDQIVKIKEKFIYILLNKPQNYVCANKDNLHKIVFELLDKEILKYKNLHTIGRLDKDTEGLLIITNDGEITHNLLSPKKHVSKTYYVELDNEIPTNLIEKFKEGFWINEYEKVLPSELEILNKNSSHLTIREGKFHQVKRMFAKFNLKVLFLKRISFNNLLLPDDLKIGEYIQITKKDLL; encoded by the coding sequence ATGAAACAAAGAATTGAGAAAATATTATCTGAAAATTCCGACTATAGTAGATCAGAAATTAAAAAGTTAATAAACAATAAAAAAGTTAAAGTTAATGGAAAAATAATTACAAAAAGCGTTTTAATAGAAAATATTGAAAATATAGAAATAATGATAAATGATCAAATTGTAAAAATAAAAGAAAAATTTATCTATATTCTTTTAAATAAACCTCAAAATTATGTTTGTGCTAATAAAGATAATTTACATAAAATTGTTTTTGAATTGCTAGATAAAGAGATTTTAAAATATAAAAATTTACACACTATCGGTAGACTAGATAAAGATACCGAGGGTCTTTTAATCATTACCAATGATGGGGAAATAACCCATAATTTATTAAGCCCTAAAAAACACGTTAGTAAAACTTATTATGTAGAACTAGATAATGAAATACCAACAAATTTAATTGAAAAATTTAAAGAAGGCTTTTGAATTAATGAATATGAAAAGGTATTACCTTCTGAATTAGAAATACTAAATAAAAATTCCTCTCATCTTACAATAAGAGAGGGAAAATTTCATCAAGTAAAAAGAATGTTTGCAAAATTTAATCTAAAAGTATTATTTCTGAAAAGAATTTCTTTTAATAATTTATTATTGCCTGATGATCTAAAAATCGGGGAATATATTCAAATAACAAAAAAAGATTTATTATAA